A single genomic interval of Adhaeribacter pallidiroseus harbors:
- a CDS encoding MIP/aquaporin family protein — translation MTPFTSELIGTMFVILLGNGVVANVLLKGTKGYNSGWLVITTGWALAVFAGVVVAAPYSGAHLNPAVTIALALAGKFNWDQVGMFILAQLLGAMLGALLVWLLYKRHFDDTEDPLLQLAVFSTSPAIRHPWANLFSEAVGTFVLIFVIFYVTNPEMGPDKTPIGMGSLGAIPVSFLVWGIGLSLGGPTGYAINPARDFGPRLVHAIIPMKNKCHSDWHYAWVPVAGPILGASIAAILYLQLQ, via the coding sequence ATGACCCCTTTCACATCTGAATTAATCGGAACTATGTTTGTGATTTTATTAGGTAATGGCGTAGTAGCTAACGTACTGTTAAAAGGTACTAAAGGCTATAACAGTGGTTGGTTGGTTATTACTACTGGTTGGGCTTTGGCAGTTTTTGCCGGGGTAGTAGTAGCGGCTCCGTATAGCGGAGCCCATTTAAATCCGGCTGTAACTATAGCTTTGGCCTTAGCCGGTAAGTTTAACTGGGATCAGGTAGGTATGTTTATTTTGGCGCAATTGCTGGGTGCCATGTTGGGCGCTTTGCTGGTGTGGTTATTATACAAGCGGCACTTTGATGATACCGAAGATCCGTTGCTACAATTAGCGGTTTTTAGTACCAGTCCGGCCATCCGGCATCCTTGGGCCAATCTATTTAGCGAAGCCGTAGGTACTTTTGTTTTAATTTTTGTAATTTTCTACGTTACCAATCCCGAAATGGGACCAGATAAAACGCCAATTGGCATGGGTTCCTTAGGGGCTATTCCGGTTTCGTTTCTGGTGTGGGGCATTGGCCTAAGTTTAGGTGGTCCTACGGGCTATGCCATTAATCCGGCCCGTGATTTTGGTCCCCGTTTGGTACACGCCATTATTCCTATGAAAAATAAATGCCACAGCGATTGGCACTACGCCTGGGTACCAGTTGCTGGTCCAAT
- a CDS encoding Kelch repeat-containing protein: MAIPWKTVAPENLPLPRHENAFARVGDAFFLLGGRQVKPVERYDTKTNRWEKRAAPPLEMSHFQAVTFKDEIYVVGAFTGGYPHEVPIPRIYIYNPKQDAWREGPEIPADRRRGSAGVTVYQNKIYVVCGITDGHWDGQVNWFDEYNPATNTWRKLPNAPRTRDHVSVAVADNQLVVAGGRRSTARVDSVLNTTVAQVDVFDFKNNKWRTAPAAQNIPTQRAGCTAVPLGSKVIIIGGESPQLVSHNETEAFDVKTNTWQKLAPMQTGRHGTQAVVYQNKVFIAAGSGNHGGGPELNSMEVME, from the coding sequence ATGGCGATTCCCTGGAAAACGGTTGCCCCGGAAAACTTACCACTACCGCGCCACGAAAATGCTTTTGCCCGGGTGGGTGATGCTTTCTTTCTTTTGGGTGGCCGGCAGGTAAAACCCGTAGAACGCTACGATACAAAAACCAACCGGTGGGAAAAACGGGCCGCTCCACCCTTAGAAATGAGTCATTTTCAAGCGGTAACATTTAAAGATGAAATTTACGTAGTAGGCGCTTTTACCGGTGGCTATCCGCACGAAGTTCCCATTCCCCGTATCTATATTTATAATCCTAAACAAGATGCCTGGCGCGAAGGACCCGAAATTCCGGCTGACCGCCGACGAGGCTCGGCTGGCGTAACCGTTTATCAGAATAAAATTTATGTGGTATGCGGTATTACCGATGGCCACTGGGATGGGCAGGTAAACTGGTTCGATGAATATAACCCGGCCACCAATACCTGGCGCAAATTACCCAATGCGCCCCGTACCCGCGATCATGTTTCCGTAGCGGTAGCCGATAACCAGTTGGTAGTTGCGGGTGGTCGCCGTTCTACCGCCCGCGTAGATTCTGTGTTAAATACTACGGTTGCCCAGGTAGATGTTTTTGATTTTAAAAACAATAAATGGCGTACTGCTCCGGCGGCTCAGAATATTCCTACCCAGCGGGCGGGTTGTACGGCTGTTCCTTTGGGCAGTAAAGTAATCATAATCGGGGGCGAAAGTCCGCAACTGGTATCACATAACGAAACCGAAGCTTTTGATGTGAAAACCAATACCTGGCAAAAATTAGCGCCCATGCAAACGGGCCGTCACGGTACCCAAGCGGTGGTTTACCAGAACAAGGTATTTATAGCGGCTGGCTCAGGCAACCACGGTGGCGGTCCGGAATTAAACTCTATGGAAGTTATGGAATAA
- the glpK gene encoding glycerol kinase GlpK — MKDYILAFDQGTTSSRAIVFNRQGKIVSLAQKEFTQIYPQPGWVEHDASEIWSTQVGVAAEAISKASLQATDIAAIGITNQRETTIIWDRETGKVIYNAIVWQDRRTADFCDELKQRGYEDLIREKTGLVIDAYFSATKVYWLLENIPGARAKAEAGQLAFGTVDSWLIYNLTGRQVHVTDVTNASRTLLYNIHTLAWDEELLDLFRIPASLLPEVKSSSEIVGETSAALFATRIPIAGIAGDQQAALFGQMCTQPGMVKNTYGTGCFMLMNIGEKPIISTHKLVTTIAWKINNQVHYALEGSIFIAGAVVQWLRDGLGLISTSAEIEDLAGTVSSSEGVYMVPAFAGLGAPHWNQHARGTIVGLTRGTTNAHLARAALESIAYQTREVLKAMEADADMQIAELRVDGGATVNNLLLQFQADILSARVVRPEVTEVTAIGAAYLAGLATGYWSSLEGIQQQWQIERSFEPEANFESEELIKGWNRAVKAAKAWADS; from the coding sequence ATGAAAGACTATATTCTTGCCTTCGACCAAGGTACTACCAGTTCGCGGGCTATTGTGTTTAACCGGCAGGGAAAAATAGTGTCGCTAGCCCAAAAAGAGTTTACGCAAATATATCCGCAACCCGGCTGGGTGGAGCACGATGCCAGCGAAATCTGGTCGACACAGGTAGGGGTAGCCGCCGAAGCTATTTCCAAAGCCAGTTTACAGGCCACCGATATAGCCGCCATTGGCATTACCAACCAGCGTGAAACCACTATAATTTGGGACCGGGAAACGGGCAAAGTTATTTACAACGCTATTGTGTGGCAAGACCGGCGTACTGCTGATTTTTGCGATGAACTCAAGCAACGCGGTTACGAAGATTTAATTCGGGAAAAAACAGGTTTGGTAATTGATGCCTATTTTTCGGCGACTAAAGTTTACTGGCTCCTGGAAAACATACCCGGTGCCCGGGCCAAAGCCGAGGCGGGTCAGTTAGCTTTTGGTACGGTTGATTCGTGGTTAATTTATAATTTAACGGGTCGGCAGGTGCACGTAACAGATGTAACAAATGCTTCCCGTACCTTACTTTATAACATTCACACGCTTGCCTGGGACGAAGAACTTCTGGATTTATTCCGGATTCCGGCTAGTTTGTTGCCCGAAGTAAAATCGTCGAGCGAAATTGTGGGCGAAACCAGCGCCGCTTTGTTTGCTACCCGCATTCCGATAGCGGGTATTGCCGGCGACCAGCAAGCCGCATTATTCGGGCAAATGTGTACGCAGCCCGGCATGGTAAAAAATACCTATGGTACGGGTTGTTTTATGCTGATGAATATTGGCGAGAAACCCATTATATCCACGCATAAACTAGTAACAACCATCGCCTGGAAAATAAATAACCAAGTACACTATGCCTTAGAAGGCAGTATTTTTATCGCGGGTGCCGTAGTACAATGGCTGCGTGATGGCTTGGGTCTGATTTCCACTTCTGCGGAGATTGAAGATTTAGCGGGCACGGTGAGCAGCAGCGAAGGGGTGTATATGGTGCCGGCTTTTGCCGGTTTAGGCGCTCCCCATTGGAACCAACACGCCCGAGGTACCATTGTGGGCCTGACCCGGGGTACTACTAACGCCCACCTGGCCCGGGCAGCTCTGGAAAGCATTGCGTACCAAACCCGGGAAGTATTAAAAGCCATGGAAGCCGATGCCGATATGCAAATTGCCGAACTCCGCGTGGATGGTGGCGCCACTGTTAATAATTTACTACTACAATTTCAGGCTGATATTTTATCGGCCCGGGTAGTGCGACCGGAAGTAACCGAGGTAACTGCTATTGGGGCTGCCTATTTAGCCGGCTTGGCTACGGGCTATTGGTCGAGTTTAGAAGGTATTCAGCAGCAATGGCAAATAGAACGGAGCTTTGAACCAGAAGCAAATTTTGAATCGGAAGAATTAATAAAAGGCTGGAACCGAGCAGTAAAAGCAGCGAAGGCTTGGGCCGACAGTTAA